Genomic DNA from Thermus amyloliquefaciens:
GTGGGTGTAGAGGTGCTCGGCCACCCCCTCCGGCAGGGGCAGGGGAGGCCTGGGCCCCGCCCCCAGGAGGGGGGTGCGGTGGCTTTCTGAAGGAGGCAGGGAAAGGCCCAGGTCCCGGGCCAGGCGCTCCACCAGGTCCAAAGCCATGAGGCGGAAGGTGGTCCACTTGCCCCCGGTAAGGGTGTAAAGGCCCTTCTCCTCCACGATGAGGTGGTCCCGCACCAGCCTCTTGGTCTCCCCCTTTCCCACCAGGGGCCTGAGACCCGCCCAGGCCGCCAAAACCCGGCTGGAAAGGTCCCCCAGGTAGGGGCGGATCTCCTCCAAAAGGTAGGCCACCTCCTCCTCCCGGGGCAGGGGGCAGGCGGTGGCCTCGGCGGGGAGGTCGGTGGTGCCCAAAAGGGCCTTGCCCTGCCAGGGAAGGAGGAAGAGCACCCGGCCATCCCGGGTTTTAGGCAGGAGGAGGCCTACCTGTAAGGGGTAGTCCAGGACCAGGTGGGCCCCGCTCGAGGGGGTGAGGAGGGGAGGAAGTTCCGGGTCCAAAAGCCCGCGCACCCGGTCCGCCTGGGGCCCCGTGGCGTTCACCACCGCCTGGGCCCAGACCTCCACCTCCTTCCCGGTGAGGCGGTCCTTGACCACCGCACCTTTCACCCTTCCCTCCCGTACCAGGAAGCCCGTGGCCTCGGCGTAGTTGAGGGCCACTGCCCCCCGGCTCAGGGCAGAGAGGATGAGGGCTAGGTTTAAGCGGTAGTCGGCGAACTGGCCATCCTGGTAGAGGATGCCCCCCAAGGTGGGAGGGAGGCCGGGGACGAGGGCCTTCACTTCCTGGGAAGGGACGTAACGGCTCAGGGAAAGGCGCCTTCCCCCCGCCAGCAGGTCGTAGAGCTTGAGGCCAAGCCCGTAGTAGGGAATCTCCAGGGGGCGGAAGAGGGGGGTGAGGAGGGTTAAGGGCCTTGCCAGGTGGGGAGCGAGTTCCATCACCACCCTTCTCTCCCTAAGGGCGTCCCGAACCAGGCGAAGCTGCCTGGGGTCCCGGTGCTTCACCGCCAGCTCCAGGTAGCGCACCCCCCCGTGGAGGAGCTTGGTGGAGCGGCTGCTGGTGCCCATGCCGAAGTCCCCCGCCTCCACCAGGGCCGCCCTTAGGCCCCTCAGGGTGGCCTCCCACAAAACCCCTGCCCCCGTGGCCCCACCCCCCAGGATGAGGAGGTCCAGGGGCTCCTTAAGCCGTTCCCAGAGCTCCTCCCGGCTTGGGGTCATCCCTCCTCCCTCGCCCAGCCCAGGGTCCGTTCCACCGCCCGCCGCCAGCCGCGATAAAGGGCCTCCCGCCGGGAGGGGGGCATGCGGGGTGTGAAGCGGGCCTCCAGGGTCCAGGCTTCCCTCACCGCCTCCAGCCCCAGGACCCCCGCCCCCACCCCCGCCATCAGGGCCGCCCCCAAGGCGGTGGTTTCCGTGACCTTAGGCCTCAGGACCGGAACCCCCAGGAGATCCGCTTGGATCTGCAAAAAGAGGGCGTTCTCCACCATGCCCCCATCCACCCGAAGCTCCTTTAGAGGGGTGCCGGCCTCCTCCATGGTCCGCACCACGTCCACCACCTGGAAGGCCACCCCCTCCAAGGCCGCCCGGGCCAGGTGGGCCTTGGTGGTGCCCCGGGTGAGGCCCAAAATGGCCCCCCGGGCGTAGGGGTCCCAGTAGGGGGCCCCCAGGCCGGTGAAGGCGGGAACCAGGTACACGCCCCCACTGTCCTCCACCTCCCGGGCCAAGGCCTCCACCTGGGCGCTTTCTTGGACCAGGCCCAGGCCATCCCTAAGCCACCCCACCACCGCCCCCGCCATGAAGACGCTTCCCTCCAGGGCGTAGCTGACCTTGCCCCTCACGCTCCAGGCCACGGTGCTGAGGAGGCCCTTGGGGGAAGGGACGGGCCGCTCTCCCGTGTTCAGGAGCAGGAAGGCCCCGGTGCCGTAGGTGCACTTCCCCTCCCCTCTCTCCAAGGCCGCCTGGCCGAAGAGGGCCGCCTGCTGGTCCCCCAGCACCCCGCGGATGGGGATGGCCCTGCCGAAAAGCTCCGGCAGGGTTTCCCCAAACTCCCCATCCGAAGGGCGCACCTCGGGAAGCATGGCCCGGGGTACGCGGAAAACCTCCAAAAGCTCCTCGTCCCAGGAAAGGGTATGCAGGTTAAAAAGAAGGGTGCGGCTGGCGTTGGAGGGATCCGTGGCGTGCACCCTGCCCCCCGTGAGGCGGTAGAGGAGCCAGGTGTCCACGGTGCCGAAAAGAACCTCCCCCCTCCCCGCCCGCTCCCTAAGGCCGGGCACGTTCGCCAACAGCCAGGCCAGTTTGGTGCCGGAGAAGTAGGGGTCCAGAAGAAGCCCGGTGCGCTCCCGGAAGAGGGGCTCCAAGCCCTGGGCCTTGAGCTCCTGGCACAGGGAGGCCGTGCGCCTATCCTGCCAGACGATGGCGTTATGAAGGGGCTTCCCCGTACCCTTTTCAAACACAAGGGTGGTTTCCCGCTGGTTGGTGAGGCCCAGGGCCACCACCTCCCTGGCCTCCACCCCAGCCTGGCGCAAGGCCTCCTGGGCCACCCCAAGCTGGCTTTCCCAGATCTCCAGGGGATCGTGCTCCACCCAGCCCGGCCTCGGGTAGAGCTGGCGGAACTCCCTCTGGGCCATGGCCACGGGCCTCCCCTCCAGGCTGAAGAGGATGGCCCGGCTGCTGGTGGTGCCCTGGTCCAGGGCCAAAAGGTACTTCATAAGGCCTCCCTTAGGCTTTTTGCTGCTTCCTCGGGCAGGGCGTCCACCACAAAGGTGCCCGCCCCAAGCTCCGTACCCGCCAGGAACTTGAGCTTATCCCGGGTGCGCCTGGGCGGGTAGAACTCCACATGGAAGTGGAAGGTGCGCTCCTCCCCCAAGGGGGCGGCGTGAAAGACCATGACGTAGGGAAAGGCTTCGCCAAAAAGGGCGTCGTAGCGGGCCACCACCCGGCCCAGAAGCCGGGCGAAGGCGGCCATCTCTTCCTCGGAAAAGGTCCAAAGCCCTGGGTGGCGCTCCAGAGGAGCCACCCAGACCTCATAGGGATAGCGGGCGAAGGGGGGCACAAAGGCCAAAAACCCCTCCTCCTGGTCCACCCGGTAGGGCTCCAGGTGGGGAAAAAGCTCCAGGAGCACGGGCCTTTCCCTAAAGGCCTGGCTTTCCCACTCCAGGATGGGGGGCACAAAGGGGTAGGCGTAGATCTGCCCGTGGGGATGGTGGAGGGTCACCCCCACCGCCTCCCCCCGGTTCTCGAAGGGCATGACGAACCGGATCCCCTCGAGGGCATACAAGGCCCGGTACCGGTCCCGCCAAACCCAGGCCAGGAGGAGCCTTTCCTCCTCCGTGAGGGTGGCCAGGCTTCCCACGTGGGCCTGGGTATACACCACCACCTCGCACCGGCCCAAAGCCCTCTCCGCGGGAACGGGAAGCCCATCCGGGGGAGGGGTGGGCCTTGGCACCAGGGAGGGAAACCGGTTTTCAAAGACCGCCACCCGAAAACGGTCAAAAGGTATCTCCGTGGGAAAGCCTCCCTCCTGGCTTGGGCAAAGGGGGCAGTGCTCCTTGGGAGGCAAGAAGGTGCGCTCCTGGCGGTGGGCCGCGTAGACCACCCACTCCCCCCGCAAGGGGTGGTAGCGGAGGTGCGGGCTTGGGGAGATGGACCCCGCCTCCTCCGGTACGGAGGGCTCCTCGGCCACGGGCAAGACCTCCACCTCGAGGGGATGAAGCCCGTAAAGGATCAGCTCCCGCCCGTCCTTCTTGCGATGCACATGCTTATAAAAGGAAGGCATAGTCCAACACCTCCTCCCCCACCCGGAAACGGTAGGGGCCAAGGGGCTTTACCTCCTTATCCCGGCTCAGGAAGGCCCAAAGCCTTTCCCTTTCCTCCGGGGAAAGCCAGGAGGGCGGGTCGGAGGTGGCCTTGAAGCCCGTGATCTCCCCCATGGCCTCCTGCAGGCGCATCTCCTCAAGGGACAGCAACGAGAAACGGCTCCGGAAAAAGGCCACGTCCGGGTCCACCTGGACGTTTTCCCGCAGCCAAAGCCGGTGCAGGGTGGTGCGGAGGGCGTTCCTTAGCCCCGGGCCCGTGGGGTCCTGTAGCCAGAAGGAGCGGTCCTCGTTGTCCCAGTAGGGGGCCACATCCGGACCCACCCTGAGGCCATCGGCAAGCCCCAAGGAGGCCAGGATGGGAGCGCCGCAAAAGAGAAGGTAGGCCTCCCCTGCCTCCTCGCGGATCCGCTCCATGGCCTTACAGTACCGCACCTCTCCCTCGGCCCCGGGTAAAGCGGCGGCGTAGAGGAAATCCAGCTTCAGGTAGTCGTACCCCCAGGCCCGCACCTTGCGCACCAAGCCCGCCACATGGTCCAAAACCTCCTCGTTGCCCGAATCCAGGGCGTATAGGGGTTTCCCCCAGTTGAAGCCCGCGGGGATGGGCCTTCCGTCCCCGTCCCGCAGGATCCACTCGGGATGGGCCCGCACTAGGAGGCTATCCGGGGTCACCAAAAAGGGAGCCAGCCATAACCCCGCCCTGAAGCCCTTTTCCCGGATCCTCTCCGCCAAAAAGGCCATCCCCCGGGCGAAGCGCTCGTTGGGTTCCCAGTCCCCAAGGGCCCGCTGCCAGCCGTCGTCGATCTGGAAGACCTCAAAGGGAAGCCCGGCCACTTCCTCCAGCACCTCGAGGAGCAAGGCCTCATGGATCCGGTTGTAGAAGCTATACCAGGAGCACCACAGCCTGGGAGGCCCTTTGGAAAGCCGCCTGGGAAGGAGCCTGCCATAGGCGGCGAACACCTCCGTTGGCTCCCCGTAGCCCAGAAACCACTCCCCCTCCCCCTCGGCGTAGCGGCCCAGGAGGAGGTCCTCGCGCCCCAAGACCCGCGCCCCCACGCCCAGGGCCCCCAGGAGGAGCACCTTCCCATCTGGCCCCTCGAGAGCCCCTAGGCCGCTTCCCCACCACTCGGAAGCCTCGAGGAGGAAGGGGTCGTCCGCCTGGGGCCTGCGGGCCTCGGGGAAAAGGGGCTTCGGGGGAAAGTTTAGGTCCACCCAGGCGGTAAGGCTCCAGCTCTGCCAGCCGTGGCGGAAGAAACGCCTTGCCGCAAAGGGGGGGAAGGCCCGCACCTCCTGTCCCCGGAGGATCAGGCCTCCCTCCACGGGCCTCTCGTCCTGGGCAAAAAGGCCTACCTCGAGGCCGCCAAGCATCCTCCTCATGCTTCCTCCCAAAGGGCCAGGTCATAGGGCGGCACCCGAGGCCCCCCCAAAAGGAACCTCGCCCCCCCAGGCGCCGGGGCCTGGGCGGGCTCCGGGCCGTAGTTGAAGGCGAAGACCCACCGCCCCCGCCTGCGAAGCCTCAGGCCCTCGGGCAGGGGAAGGACCTTTAGGCCCGCCTCGGCGGCAAGGGCGGCGAGGAGCCTCCCCGCGAGCTCGGGCGAGGGCCAGGCCGCAAGGTAGAGGTACCGCCCCTCCCGGTAGAGGGCCCCCCTTCCGTCAGGGAAGGCAAGGAGGGGCTTGGCAGGGGCCTCCACCCACTCCCGCCAAAGGCCCAGGGGGAAGCGGCCGAGCCCCCCCTCCGCCACCTCCCGAAGACCCGGGGGAAGGCTTTCCACCCGCACCACCCTCAGGGGGAGGAGGGCTTGGAGGGGGCCCGGGGGGAGCTCCTTAGGAATCTGGAAAGTCTCCGTTTTACTCCCGGAGCGGGGGCCGAAGAGGACGAGCCCCTCCGCCTCCTGGAAGGCCTTCAAAGCCTCTCCTCGCACGATGGGAAGACTTGGGACCACGATGAGGGCGTAGCCTTTTAGGGACGCTCCCGGGGGCACGAAGTCCACGTCCAAGCCGAGCCGCCGTAGGGCGCTGTAAAAGAGGTACACGAGGTCCAGGTAGCTCCACTCCGCCCCCTGGGGCTGGATCTCGTAGACCCAGGCCGCCTCGGGATCGTAGACCAGGGCCACAGGGGCTTGGGCCACCGGAGGCAGGGCGAGGGCGGTAAGCTCCTCGGCCACCCGCCTCGCCTCAAAGAAGCCCTGGTCCGGGGCACCGTCCGGCCGGTGGAGCCCGGCGTGCATCTGCTCTTGGGCGAAGGGCACCTGCCGCCAGCGGAAGTAGGCCACCACCTCCGCCCCGTGGGCCAGGGCCTCCCAGGTCCAAAGCCGCACCATCCCGGGAGCGGGGCTCGGGTTATGGGGGGCCCAGTTCACGGGACCCGGCTGCTGCTCCATC
This window encodes:
- a CDS encoding FAD-dependent oxidoreductase, yielding MTPSREELWERLKEPLDLLILGGGATGAGVLWEATLRGLRAALVEAGDFGMGTSSRSTKLLHGGVRYLELAVKHRDPRQLRLVRDALRERRVVMELAPHLARPLTLLTPLFRPLEIPYYGLGLKLYDLLAGGRRLSLSRYVPSQEVKALVPGLPPTLGGILYQDGQFADYRLNLALILSALSRGAVALNYAEATGFLVREGRVKGAVVKDRLTGKEVEVWAQAVVNATGPQADRVRGLLDPELPPLLTPSSGAHLVLDYPLQVGLLLPKTRDGRVLFLLPWQGKALLGTTDLPAEATACPLPREEEVAYLLEEIRPYLGDLSSRVLAAWAGLRPLVGKGETKRLVRDHLIVEEKGLYTLTGGKWTTFRLMALDLVERLARDLGLSLPPSESHRTPLLGAGPRPPLPLPEGVAEHLYTHYGTLAPEVAALGDRPLLPGLPYLEGEVVFAVREELAQRPLDVLARRLGLALLDQKAAERALPRVVELMAPLLGWDDGRKQALLLEARRALPALC
- the glpK gene encoding glycerol kinase GlpK, coding for MKYLLALDQGTTSSRAILFSLEGRPVAMAQREFRQLYPRPGWVEHDPLEIWESQLGVAQEALRQAGVEAREVVALGLTNQRETTLVFEKGTGKPLHNAIVWQDRRTASLCQELKAQGLEPLFRERTGLLLDPYFSGTKLAWLLANVPGLRERAGRGEVLFGTVDTWLLYRLTGGRVHATDPSNASRTLLFNLHTLSWDEELLEVFRVPRAMLPEVRPSDGEFGETLPELFGRAIPIRGVLGDQQAALFGQAALERGEGKCTYGTGAFLLLNTGERPVPSPKGLLSTVAWSVRGKVSYALEGSVFMAGAVVGWLRDGLGLVQESAQVEALAREVEDSGGVYLVPAFTGLGAPYWDPYARGAILGLTRGTTKAHLARAALEGVAFQVVDVVRTMEEAGTPLKELRVDGGMVENALFLQIQADLLGVPVLRPKVTETTALGAALMAGVGAGVLGLEAVREAWTLEARFTPRMPPSRREALYRGWRRAVERTLGWAREEG
- the galT gene encoding galactose-1-phosphate uridylyltransferase, producing MPSFYKHVHRKKDGRELILYGLHPLEVEVLPVAEEPSVPEEAGSISPSPHLRYHPLRGEWVVYAAHRQERTFLPPKEHCPLCPSQEGGFPTEIPFDRFRVAVFENRFPSLVPRPTPPPDGLPVPAERALGRCEVVVYTQAHVGSLATLTEEERLLLAWVWRDRYRALYALEGIRFVMPFENRGEAVGVTLHHPHGQIYAYPFVPPILEWESQAFRERPVLLELFPHLEPYRVDQEEGFLAFVPPFARYPYEVWVAPLERHPGLWTFSEEEMAAFARLLGRVVARYDALFGEAFPYVMVFHAAPLGEERTFHFHVEFYPPRRTRDKLKFLAGTELGAGTFVVDALPEEAAKSLREAL
- a CDS encoding glycoside hydrolase family 36 protein, which translates into the protein MRRMLGGLEVGLFAQDERPVEGGLILRGQEVRAFPPFAARRFFRHGWQSWSLTAWVDLNFPPKPLFPEARRPQADDPFLLEASEWWGSGLGALEGPDGKVLLLGALGVGARVLGREDLLLGRYAEGEGEWFLGYGEPTEVFAAYGRLLPRRLSKGPPRLWCSWYSFYNRIHEALLLEVLEEVAGLPFEVFQIDDGWQRALGDWEPNERFARGMAFLAERIREKGFRAGLWLAPFLVTPDSLLVRAHPEWILRDGDGRPIPAGFNWGKPLYALDSGNEEVLDHVAGLVRKVRAWGYDYLKLDFLYAAALPGAEGEVRYCKAMERIREEAGEAYLLFCGAPILASLGLADGLRVGPDVAPYWDNEDRSFWLQDPTGPGLRNALRTTLHRLWLRENVQVDPDVAFFRSRFSLLSLEEMRLQEAMGEITGFKATSDPPSWLSPEERERLWAFLSRDKEVKPLGPYRFRVGEEVLDYAFLL
- a CDS encoding beta-galactosidase, which translates into the protein MLGVCYYPEHWPKERWKEDARRMRELGLSYVRIGEFAWALLEPEPGRLEWGWLDEAVATLTGEGLKVVLGTPTATPPKWLVDRYPEVLPVDREGRRRRFGGRRHYCFSSPAYREEARRIVTLLAERYGRLEGVAGFQTDNEYGCHGTVRCYCPCCQEAFRGWLKTRYGSIEALNEAWGTAFWSQRYRDFAEVELPHLTVAEPNPSHLLDYYRFASDQVKAFNRMQVGILRALAPGRFVTHNFMGFFTDLDPFAVAEDLDFASWDSYPLGFTDLMPLPPEEKLRYARTGHPDVAAFHHDLYRGVGRGRFWVMEQQPGPVNWAPHNPSPAPGMVRLWTWEALAHGAEVVAYFRWRQVPFAQEQMHAGLHRPDGAPDQGFFEARRVAEELTALALPPVAQAPVALVYDPEAAWVYEIQPQGAEWSYLDLVYLFYSALRRLGLDVDFVPPGASLKGYALIVVPSLPIVRGEALKAFQEAEGLVLFGPRSGSKTETFQIPKELPPGPLQALLPLRVVRVESLPPGLREVAEGGLGRFPLGLWREWVEAPAKPLLAFPDGRGALYREGRYLYLAAWPSPELAGRLLAALAAEAGLKVLPLPEGLRLRRRGRWVFAFNYGPEPAQAPAPGGARFLLGGPRVPPYDLALWEEA